The proteins below are encoded in one region of Paeniglutamicibacter cryotolerans:
- a CDS encoding GlsB/YeaQ/YmgE family stress response membrane protein, producing the protein MGFIGWIILGLIVGAIVKAVLPGRVGGGWVTSLILGVVGAIVGGWIGDALFNDGRMSFWSVGSWLLAIVGGLVVAGIYGAITGRNKSTA; encoded by the coding sequence ATGGGTTTCATCGGTTGGATTATTTTGGGTTTGATCGTCGGCGCCATCGTCAAGGCGGTTCTTCCTGGCAGGGTCGGCGGCGGCTGGGTCACCAGCTTGATCCTGGGTGTGGTCGGAGCCATCGTGGGCGGGTGGATCGGTGACGCGCTCTTCAATGACGGCAGAATGAGTTTTTGGAGCGTGGGCTCGTGGCTGCTGGCCATCGTCGGTGGATTGGTGGTCGCGGGGATCTATGGCGCCATCACCGGACGGAACAAGTCCACGGCCTGA
- a CDS encoding cysteine desulfurase family protein — protein sequence MIYLDAAATTPVRQEVLDLIIPLLTSDYGNPSSRHTMGEDAARALEYARGTAAAALAVREGDVVFTSGGTEANNLAIKGLALGSPRGRHLLRSAVEHPSVIEACDYLVRHHGFSLEVIPVDEYGRIRIGELERLLRDDTTLVSVMAVNNEVGTIQPVAAAAAAAHGVGALMHIDAVQAAGWLDIAELATHADALSISGHKLGGLKGAGLLMVRGRLALEPLIHGGGQERGRRSGTENVAGAVSTATALRLTAAARETALADGYGRHLIERILRGLNTDGRIRARLTGHPDQRVSGIVSFVFPETGGETVLLELERRGVVCSSGSACAAGSSDASAVLLAMGYDEDAAHTAVRLSFTRSVKESEIAAAARSVVESVRTIAGP from the coding sequence ATGATCTACCTCGACGCGGCAGCCACCACACCGGTGCGCCAGGAGGTCCTTGACCTGATCATCCCGCTGCTGACCAGCGACTACGGCAACCCCTCCAGCCGGCACACGATGGGTGAGGACGCCGCCCGGGCGCTGGAGTACGCACGCGGGACGGCCGCTGCGGCACTGGCAGTGCGAGAGGGCGACGTGGTCTTCACCTCCGGGGGAACCGAGGCCAACAACCTGGCCATCAAGGGCCTGGCGCTCGGGTCCCCGCGCGGGAGGCACCTGTTGCGCTCGGCCGTGGAACATCCCTCGGTCATCGAGGCGTGCGACTACCTGGTGCGGCACCACGGCTTTTCGCTGGAGGTCATCCCCGTCGACGAATACGGGCGGATCAGGATCGGGGAACTGGAGCGGCTGCTGCGTGATGACACCACGCTGGTCTCGGTGATGGCGGTGAACAACGAGGTGGGCACCATCCAGCCGGTGGCCGCGGCGGCGGCCGCGGCACATGGCGTCGGCGCGCTGATGCACATCGACGCGGTGCAGGCCGCCGGGTGGTTGGACATTGCGGAGCTGGCGACACATGCCGATGCGCTGAGCATTTCCGGGCACAAACTCGGCGGGCTCAAGGGCGCCGGCCTGCTGATGGTCCGCGGCCGGCTCGCACTTGAACCGCTGATCCATGGTGGTGGGCAGGAACGCGGGCGGCGCTCCGGTACCGAAAACGTGGCGGGTGCCGTATCCACGGCCACTGCATTGCGGCTGACTGCAGCGGCCCGGGAAACGGCTCTGGCCGATGGCTACGGCCGGCACCTGATCGAACGGATCCTGCGCGGGTTGAACACCGATGGCCGCATCCGGGCCCGGCTCACCGGGCACCCGGATCAGCGGGTATCGGGCATCGTTTCCTTCGTCTTCCCGGAAACCGGTGGCGAGACGGTGCTGTTGGAACTCGAGCGCCGCGGTGTCGTGTGTTCATCGGGTTCCGCCTGCGCCGCCGGATCGAGCGATGCCTCTGCCGTGTTGCTGGCCATGGGGTACGACGAGGACGCCGCGCATACCGCGGTGCGCCTGAGCTTCACCCGGTCGGTGAAGGAATCGGAGATCGCCGCGGCAGCCCGGTCCGTCGTGGAGTCGGTGCGGACCATCGCAGGCCCCTGA
- a CDS encoding response regulator, protein MVTETISPSGAPAPPTPAIRVFILDDHELVRRGLRELLEGEGFEVVGTSGSAQDARRRIPALRPDVSVLDARLPDGTGIEVCRDVRSVDSTLNCLILTSYDDEQALRGAVLAGAVGYVLKQIAGNDLLGALRRAARGESLFTPGLKSAIIHGLFSADKVDPRVATLTMQERRVLELVGEGLSNRQIGERMRLAEKTVKNYVSSLLAKLGFERRTQAAVFITHPMPSPNDGGT, encoded by the coding sequence ATGGTCACCGAAACTATTTCGCCGTCCGGTGCCCCGGCTCCACCCACGCCCGCCATCAGGGTCTTCATCCTCGATGACCACGAGCTGGTGCGCCGCGGCCTGCGCGAGCTGCTCGAAGGCGAGGGGTTCGAGGTCGTCGGCACCTCCGGATCCGCCCAAGACGCCCGCCGAAGGATTCCCGCGTTGCGCCCTGATGTCTCCGTGCTCGACGCCCGGCTGCCCGATGGCACCGGCATCGAGGTCTGCCGCGACGTGCGTTCCGTGGACTCCACCCTGAACTGCCTGATTCTTACCTCCTACGATGACGAGCAGGCGCTGCGCGGGGCGGTGCTCGCCGGCGCCGTCGGCTATGTGCTCAAGCAGATTGCTGGCAACGACCTGCTCGGGGCACTGCGCCGTGCGGCGCGCGGGGAATCCCTGTTCACCCCCGGACTGAAGTCCGCGATCATCCACGGCCTGTTCTCCGCCGACAAGGTGGACCCGCGCGTCGCCACGCTGACCATGCAAGAGCGCCGGGTGCTCGAACTGGTCGGAGAAGGGCTGAGCAACAGGCAGATCGGCGAGCGCATGCGCCTGGCGGAGAAAACGGTGAAGAACTACGTCTCCTCGCTGCTTGCCAAGCTGGGCTTCGAGCGCCGGACCCAGGCGGCGGTGTTCATAACCCACCCGATGCCCTCGCCCAACGACGGCGGCACCTGA
- a CDS encoding ferredoxin reductase family protein, whose protein sequence is MSTFHARAHRPTRSSRGAHGLNRLPVAEQRRRRQRGRMRSADLLATACWSSVAVAVALFLASGGAQVTDVASGLTVAGIVAGLVATDLILVMVLLAARVPLIDRAVGQDSAMVLHRRLGKPVLYLVLGHVVLVTLGYARSDGVGFVDESGMLLSGSDLVLALIGTILLILVVATSIVAVRRRFPYEVWQGIHLLSYAAVFFALPHQLSSGMVLATGTWQRVYWIALYVLVFGAIAWYRLTVPVIRTLRHRIRVEAVEAVAPGVFSIHLSGRDLDRLGALGGQYAIWRFWTAGTWWHAHPVSFSAVPNRTSARITVRELGAGTGRLGLLAPGTPVSIEGPYGIFTPMTRTSPKLAIVAAGIGVTPVRALLEHSTLEAGEVTAVLRGTEHGHLYLWDEMEELTVRRGGMLYAMFGRRPPGSETWLSAEAASRGVTLLSVFPDLFQSDLYVCGPTRWAMLVVRDAREAGLREEQIHLERFDW, encoded by the coding sequence GTGAGCACCTTCCATGCCCGGGCCCATCGTCCCACCCGCAGCTCCCGCGGTGCCCACGGCCTTAACCGCCTGCCGGTGGCCGAGCAGCGCCGGCGCCGACAGCGGGGCCGAATGCGTTCGGCCGACCTGCTCGCAACGGCCTGCTGGAGTTCGGTGGCGGTGGCTGTGGCGCTGTTTCTGGCCAGCGGCGGCGCTCAGGTCACCGACGTCGCCTCCGGACTCACCGTGGCGGGGATCGTCGCGGGTCTGGTCGCAACGGACCTGATTCTGGTGATGGTACTGCTGGCGGCACGCGTCCCGCTGATCGATCGTGCCGTCGGCCAGGACAGCGCGATGGTGCTGCATCGGCGGCTGGGCAAGCCGGTGCTGTATCTGGTGCTCGGGCACGTCGTGCTGGTGACGCTCGGCTATGCGCGCAGCGACGGCGTGGGTTTCGTCGATGAATCCGGGATGCTGCTTTCCGGGTCGGACCTGGTGCTGGCCCTCATCGGAACCATCCTGCTGATTCTGGTGGTCGCGACGTCGATCGTCGCGGTGCGCCGACGGTTCCCCTATGAGGTCTGGCAGGGCATCCACCTGTTGAGCTACGCCGCCGTGTTCTTCGCGCTGCCGCATCAGCTTTCCAGCGGCATGGTGCTGGCTACCGGAACCTGGCAGCGGGTCTACTGGATCGCGCTGTACGTGCTGGTGTTCGGCGCGATCGCCTGGTATCGCCTGACGGTACCGGTGATCCGCACGCTACGCCACCGGATTCGCGTGGAGGCCGTCGAGGCCGTGGCTCCCGGGGTCTTCTCCATCCACCTCAGCGGGCGCGACCTGGACCGCCTGGGCGCCCTGGGCGGTCAGTACGCCATCTGGCGCTTCTGGACGGCGGGAACCTGGTGGCATGCCCATCCCGTCTCCTTCTCCGCCGTGCCGAACCGGACTTCGGCACGCATCACCGTCAGGGAACTCGGCGCCGGGACCGGCAGGCTCGGCCTGCTCGCGCCCGGCACCCCGGTATCGATCGAGGGCCCCTACGGCATTTTCACGCCGATGACGCGCACCTCCCCGAAGTTGGCGATCGTCGCCGCCGGCATCGGCGTCACACCGGTCCGTGCGCTGCTGGAACACTCCACTTTGGAAGCCGGAGAGGTCACGGCGGTGTTGCGCGGTACCGAACACGGCCACCTGTATCTCTGGGACGAGATGGAGGAGCTGACGGTGCGCCGCGGCGGGATGCTCTATGCGATGTTCGGCCGCCGGCCCCCGGGGAGCGAGACCTGGCTCTCCGCGGAGGCCGCTTCCCGCGGTGTCACCCTCCTCTCGGTATTCCCCGACCTGTTCCAATCAGACCTGTACGTATGCGGCCCGACTCGCTGGGCCATGCTGGTCGTGCGTGATGCACGCGAGGCCGGGCTCCGGGAAGAGCAGATCCACCTAGAAAGGTTCGACTGGTGA
- a CDS encoding Dps family protein, whose protein sequence is MATKKTPRAGYTVPGMSMDDGQKVAEILQGRLHALNDLQLTLKHAHWNVVGRDFIGVHEMLDPQIDLVRAMIDEMAERIATLGTSPNGLPGALVKERDWDDYSIGRARTSEHLAALDLVYDGVIASHRKAMAATGELDPITEDMLIGQSAKLELFQWFMRAHLEDDAGNLSDAGARTETAAAKKAT, encoded by the coding sequence ATGGCTACGAAGAAAACTCCCCGGGCCGGATATACCGTCCCCGGAATGAGCATGGACGATGGGCAGAAGGTCGCCGAAATCCTGCAGGGTAGGCTGCATGCGCTCAACGATCTCCAGTTGACCCTGAAGCACGCGCACTGGAACGTTGTCGGACGCGATTTCATCGGCGTCCATGAAATGCTCGATCCGCAGATCGATCTCGTTCGGGCGATGATCGATGAAATGGCCGAGCGTATCGCCACGCTGGGAACCTCACCCAACGGCCTTCCAGGCGCCTTGGTCAAGGAGCGGGATTGGGATGACTATTCGATCGGCCGGGCCAGGACAAGCGAGCACCTGGCCGCACTTGACCTGGTGTACGACGGCGTCATCGCCAGCCACCGCAAGGCCATGGCCGCCACCGGAGAGCTAGATCCGATCACCGAGGACATGCTCATCGGACAGAGCGCCAAGCTGGAACTGTTCCAGTGGTTCATGCGGGCCCACCTCGAAGACGACGCCGGTAACCTCAGCGATGCCGGCGCCCGTACCGAGACCGCGGCCGCCAAGAAGGCCACCTAG
- a CDS encoding FMN-binding protein, which produces MRTRGAVASVLASASILLVSWEMGLGQLAAEHAAATAPAERVAVASTRPGAGPSTTSPTPAKAKAPASGSYAGLTESTQYGNVQVRITVVAGKVTDVAALQLTDRDTRSVSISNQAAPILRQEILRAQKASVQTVSGATYTSDAYLSSLQSALDQAGL; this is translated from the coding sequence GTGAGAACACGAGGAGCAGTTGCCAGCGTGCTCGCTTCCGCATCCATCCTCCTGGTGAGCTGGGAGATGGGCCTGGGACAGCTGGCTGCCGAACACGCGGCCGCCACGGCCCCTGCGGAACGGGTCGCTGTGGCATCCACCCGGCCGGGCGCCGGCCCGTCGACCACGTCGCCGACGCCTGCCAAGGCGAAGGCGCCGGCCTCCGGCAGCTACGCCGGCCTGACCGAATCCACCCAATACGGCAACGTACAGGTGCGGATCACTGTCGTCGCCGGCAAGGTCACCGACGTCGCAGCGTTGCAGCTGACTGACAGGGATACCCGGTCGGTGTCGATCTCCAATCAGGCGGCTCCCATCCTGCGCCAGGAAATTCTGCGTGCGCAAAAGGCATCGGTGCAAACGGTCAGCGGGGCGACCTACACCAGCGATGCCTACCTGTCCTCGCTGCAGTCGGCGCTGGACCAGGCCGGGTTGTAG
- a CDS encoding M20/M25/M40 family metallo-hydrolase, whose product MAQQSTHPPVPMDAEPRAAVAARLAPKLAELIRFRTVSRRERRLEDREQFTLHAQALARLFPHIAAAVEREPIGITGQLWLWRGAASNRPVVLMAHQDVVPVEEEAAWLHQPFAGTIADGRVWGRGALDDKGDLVCILEAADLLAATGFVPGQDVYFFFGDNEETAGDTAIATAALLQSRGVAPWLVLDEGGAVTTGAFPLVKAPVGVIGVSEKGLIDVVLQAHDAGGHASAPPSFGAVQRIARAITRLRRAPFPASLSEVTVEMIDRLAATAPAGARGPIGLLGRGGRATAWIVSRIGAEPAALVRTTVAATELAGSDGSNVLARRAAVTLNIRIAAGESVNCTLRRIKRIIRDGKITIDVLSASEPSPVSPHDCDQFRLLEACLATSHPAAVPVPYIMLAATDSRRFTGISENVYRFAPLGMDNSERAGIHGTNESVLVSELGNAVAFYTRLIRSL is encoded by the coding sequence ATGGCACAGCAATCCACGCACCCACCAGTACCGATGGACGCCGAGCCGCGCGCCGCTGTGGCCGCGCGGCTGGCTCCCAAGCTCGCTGAACTGATCCGTTTCAGGACCGTGTCGCGACGCGAGAGGCGCCTGGAGGACCGCGAACAATTCACCCTGCACGCCCAGGCCCTTGCCAGGCTCTTCCCGCACATAGCTGCGGCGGTGGAGCGCGAACCCATCGGGATCACCGGGCAACTGTGGCTGTGGAGGGGTGCGGCATCGAACCGGCCGGTGGTGCTGATGGCCCACCAGGACGTGGTCCCCGTCGAAGAAGAGGCAGCTTGGCTGCATCAGCCGTTTGCCGGGACGATAGCCGACGGGCGGGTATGGGGCCGCGGTGCACTGGATGACAAGGGTGATCTGGTCTGCATCCTCGAGGCTGCAGACCTGCTTGCAGCCACCGGATTCGTCCCGGGCCAGGACGTGTACTTCTTCTTTGGCGACAACGAGGAGACCGCAGGTGACACCGCCATCGCCACGGCTGCGCTGCTGCAATCGCGCGGGGTCGCGCCCTGGCTGGTGCTCGATGAGGGCGGGGCTGTGACCACCGGCGCGTTTCCCCTGGTCAAGGCGCCGGTCGGTGTCATCGGTGTCTCCGAAAAGGGGCTGATCGACGTGGTGCTTCAGGCGCACGATGCCGGCGGGCACGCCTCGGCACCGCCGTCATTCGGCGCTGTGCAGCGCATTGCCCGGGCCATCACGCGGCTGCGACGCGCCCCGTTCCCGGCCTCGCTGTCCGAGGTCACCGTCGAAATGATCGACCGGCTGGCCGCCACCGCACCGGCTGGGGCCCGGGGGCCGATCGGCCTGTTGGGCCGTGGCGGACGAGCCACTGCGTGGATCGTCTCGCGGATCGGCGCCGAGCCGGCTGCCTTGGTGCGCACCACTGTCGCAGCCACCGAGCTGGCCGGCAGTGACGGGAGCAACGTGCTGGCCAGGCGCGCCGCAGTCACGCTGAACATCAGGATCGCCGCCGGGGAAAGCGTGAACTGCACGCTGAGGCGCATCAAACGGATCATCAGGGACGGAAAGATCACCATTGATGTGCTTTCGGCCAGTGAACCGTCGCCGGTGTCACCGCACGACTGCGACCAGTTCCGGCTGCTGGAGGCCTGTCTGGCCACCTCCCACCCGGCGGCAGTACCCGTTCCCTACATCATGCTCGCAGCGACCGATTCGCGCCGCTTCACCGGGATCAGCGAGAACGTGTACCGGTTCGCGCCGCTGGGCATGGACAACTCCGAGCGCGCCGGGATCCACGGGACAAATGAATCGGTACTCGTCTCCGAGCTGGGCAATGCGGTGGCCTTCTACACCCGGCTGATTCGCTCGCTGTAG
- a CDS encoding HNH endonuclease signature motif containing protein, whose protein sequence is MGNNDAVRDLREALDSAVDPLRRLAAWVLAGRELLLDAAGTTVPRGTDPERRIPRDPQPMDPVRAAFLLDLLHDAANLSGYGMILATGLAALAPVTVLDAAQLTGLTAVHQDLRGFAVGDIGLPPEAAGSTSGKRLFRSTDDYLQTRLRMGFAESKHLLDGAALLLPRPTPGGPALPARFPYLARTLAGGDADPRAVVEAARRVRSIEPTLARESDPESRVKEFQRAADTALRTLPPRPAKKVMDELEAAVVEEREPNTAELRARQGLFYRGRVRGLSHFDAYCDARQTESLLNLFDLVDNPNLGRKNTRTPFSGAARTGPGQVPAHGQAPTPAGAGVAAPDWAVAPGTAMEDRPRSDPRLENGIDPFGELLACDPAERTMEQRHLDALTDACRTLGHGTGSTGEPESGSGDPSLRSRARLVVHVDYEALFGKLRSSGRTAHGARISPQTIRTMACMAEIVPAVMGGAGEILDYGRSRRLFSGSQLRAMAARDGGCVWPGCPVSAARTEGHHLDPWSGGGETNIGKAALFCDHHHHLIHVGAGRLICLGGVPYVIPTPAEDPTQRPVRNLYWHPELLDSPYSPTLPGLEANRAGTVGAAPGPAHPCGGDPPG, encoded by the coding sequence ATGGGCAACAACGACGCGGTTCGGGATCTGCGGGAGGCATTGGACTCCGCTGTGGATCCGCTGCGCAGGCTGGCAGCCTGGGTGCTGGCCGGGCGCGAACTGCTGCTCGATGCCGCCGGCACCACCGTCCCCCGGGGAACCGACCCGGAACGGCGGATCCCCCGGGACCCGCAGCCGATGGATCCCGTCCGCGCCGCCTTCCTGCTGGACCTGCTCCACGACGCCGCGAACCTCAGCGGCTACGGGATGATCCTCGCCACGGGGCTGGCGGCCCTGGCCCCGGTCACCGTTTTGGACGCAGCACAGCTGACCGGACTGACAGCTGTGCACCAGGACCTGCGCGGATTCGCCGTCGGCGACATCGGCCTCCCTCCCGAAGCAGCAGGCTCAACCTCCGGCAAACGGCTGTTCCGCTCCACCGATGACTATCTGCAGACCCGGCTGCGGATGGGTTTCGCCGAGTCCAAGCACCTGCTCGACGGTGCCGCGCTGTTGCTGCCCCGCCCCACACCCGGGGGCCCGGCGCTACCGGCCCGTTTCCCGTACCTGGCCCGGACGCTGGCCGGGGGTGACGCCGACCCCCGGGCGGTCGTGGAAGCGGCTCGGAGGGTGCGTAGCATCGAACCGACGCTGGCCCGGGAGTCCGACCCGGAGTCCCGGGTGAAGGAATTCCAAAGGGCAGCCGACACGGCGCTGCGCACGCTGCCGCCGCGGCCGGCCAAGAAGGTGATGGATGAACTGGAGGCCGCCGTCGTCGAGGAGCGCGAACCGAACACCGCCGAACTCAGGGCCCGACAGGGCCTGTTCTACCGCGGCAGGGTCCGCGGGCTCTCGCACTTCGATGCGTACTGCGATGCCCGGCAGACCGAATCCCTGCTCAACCTCTTCGACCTGGTGGACAACCCTAACCTGGGCAGGAAGAACACCAGGACGCCGTTTTCCGGGGCCGCCCGCACCGGCCCGGGGCAGGTTCCCGCCCACGGGCAGGCGCCCACCCCGGCAGGCGCGGGCGTCGCTGCCCCGGACTGGGCAGTGGCACCGGGCACAGCGATGGAGGACCGGCCCCGCTCCGACCCCCGGCTCGAAAACGGCATCGACCCCTTCGGCGAACTCCTCGCCTGCGATCCGGCCGAACGCACCATGGAACAACGCCACCTCGATGCCCTGACCGACGCCTGCCGGACACTGGGCCACGGCACCGGGAGCACCGGTGAACCAGAGAGCGGAAGCGGGGACCCCTCGCTGCGCTCCCGGGCCCGGCTGGTCGTCCACGTCGATTACGAGGCGCTCTTCGGCAAGCTGCGCTCCAGCGGCCGCACCGCCCACGGCGCGCGCATTTCGCCGCAAACCATCAGGACCATGGCCTGCATGGCAGAGATCGTGCCCGCAGTCATGGGCGGGGCCGGCGAGATCCTGGATTACGGCAGGTCCCGGCGCTTGTTTTCCGGTTCACAGCTGAGGGCCATGGCCGCCCGCGACGGCGGATGCGTCTGGCCCGGGTGTCCGGTGTCCGCCGCACGGACCGAGGGCCATCACCTGGACCCGTGGTCCGGCGGCGGGGAGACGAACATCGGCAAGGCCGCCCTGTTCTGCGACCACCACCACCATCTGATCCATGTGGGAGCTGGCCGGTTGATCTGCCTCGGCGGGGTCCCCTATGTCATCCCGACCCCGGCAGAGGACCCCACCCAGCGCCCGGTCCGCAACCTGTATTGGCACCCCGAACTCCTGGATTCCCCCTACTCACCGACGTTGCCAGGCCTCGAAGCGAACCGGGCCGGCACCGTCGGGGCAGCTCCGGGCCCCGCTCACCCCTGCGGTGGAGACCCACCGGGCTGA
- a CDS encoding sensor histidine kinase codes for MAEAGDVDTRMQALLELFAALAGDLEVHEVLQRMVDAARRLFEARGAWLVVLDPAGATGDIVSSGGVTVVRGPHKVPASGPGDLELEIPVRGLLYGRLFLEHRRAAAGFTPADRTLAEALAAAAGVAIDNAGIYRDARLRARWLEASMHVGRMLVDSAPGRRGGGLDPVTELIRRESGSRQVLLLMPVGEGPVYRVSSAAGSGRRRMHGRLLEPGTPELLTVAGNGVPAVLGALPELGELGAIGGESETLAVDLHAHGIHYGLLLLVRAAGAEPFTDTDQEMSAVLGANIGQGLGLERLHRLREQVLLFSDRERIARDLHDVVIQRIFAAGLSIQALGRHLDSEAARTRALDITGELDETIRELRETIYALRSSAGEAEQLSSRILRAVRTASEPLPFTPQLRLSGPLDGIDDEAVISNLLAVLTESVSNAVRHAAAESISVEVVAGPDALRLQVRDDGAGMSFPVTESGLANMGQRARELGGRFSVDSKPGAGTTVKWRVPLP; via the coding sequence ATGGCCGAAGCGGGGGATGTGGATACCCGGATGCAGGCGCTACTGGAGCTCTTTGCCGCGCTCGCCGGTGACTTGGAGGTCCACGAGGTACTCCAACGCATGGTCGATGCCGCACGGCGGCTCTTCGAAGCACGTGGCGCCTGGCTGGTGGTGCTTGACCCGGCCGGCGCTACCGGAGACATCGTCTCCTCCGGCGGCGTGACAGTGGTCCGCGGACCACACAAAGTCCCGGCGTCCGGGCCCGGGGACCTTGAATTGGAGATCCCCGTGCGTGGGCTTCTCTACGGCCGGTTGTTCCTCGAGCATCGCAGGGCGGCCGCCGGCTTCACCCCGGCGGACCGGACCCTGGCCGAAGCGCTGGCGGCGGCGGCCGGGGTGGCCATCGACAATGCCGGGATCTACCGCGACGCCCGGCTGCGTGCCCGCTGGCTGGAAGCCTCGATGCATGTCGGGCGGATGCTTGTCGATTCGGCACCTGGGCGCCGCGGCGGAGGATTGGACCCGGTCACCGAACTGATCCGCCGTGAATCCGGCTCCCGGCAGGTGCTGCTGCTGATGCCGGTGGGCGAGGGTCCGGTGTACCGGGTTTCCTCGGCCGCCGGGTCCGGGCGTCGGCGCATGCATGGAAGGTTGTTGGAGCCCGGGACACCCGAACTGCTCACCGTTGCCGGAAACGGTGTGCCGGCGGTGTTGGGCGCGCTACCCGAACTCGGTGAGCTCGGGGCCATCGGAGGCGAATCCGAAACCCTGGCGGTCGATCTACATGCCCATGGGATCCACTACGGGCTGCTGCTGCTGGTCCGGGCGGCCGGAGCCGAACCGTTCACCGACACCGACCAGGAGATGAGCGCAGTGCTGGGCGCGAACATCGGGCAGGGCCTGGGATTGGAGCGGCTGCACCGGCTGCGTGAGCAGGTGCTGCTCTTCAGCGACCGCGAACGTATTGCGCGGGACCTGCACGACGTGGTCATCCAGCGGATCTTCGCCGCCGGGCTCTCCATCCAGGCGCTGGGCCGGCACCTGGATTCCGAGGCGGCCCGCACCCGTGCGCTGGACATCACCGGTGAGCTGGACGAGACCATCAGGGAGCTGCGCGAGACCATCTACGCGCTGCGCTCCAGCGCCGGGGAGGCCGAACAGCTCTCCAGCCGTATCCTGCGTGCCGTACGCACAGCGAGCGAGCCGCTGCCCTTCACCCCGCAGCTGCGCCTGAGCGGGCCCCTCGACGGGATCGACGACGAGGCGGTGATCTCCAACCTGCTCGCTGTGCTCACCGAATCGGTGTCGAACGCTGTGCGCCACGCAGCGGCCGAGAGCATCTCGGTGGAGGTGGTGGCCGGCCCCGACGCGCTGCGCCTGCAGGTGAGGGACGATGGCGCGGGCATGAGCTTCCCGGTGACCGAAAGCGGGCTGGCGAACATGGGCCAGCGCGCGCGGGAACTGGGCGGGCGCTTCAGCGTCGACTCGAAGCCGGGCGCGGGCACCACGGTGAAGTGGAGGGTCCCGCTGCCCTGA
- a CDS encoding threonine/serine dehydratase, producing MLVPDDIQVACDRIAGHLRTTPTMKLDEPELPGVAFLILEQTQHTGTFKAPGAFNRQLAADEAEMLDPAVGIVAASGGNSGMAHAYAARELGVPAHVFVPATAPEVKVARLRSYGAIVHLSGTEYLHPYDAAMDHARASGALVCHAYDQDEIVAGAGTIGLEILEQSTGLDTILVAVGGGGLMGGIAAAVGHRIRVIGVEPGICPTLRQALEAGAPVDISVSGVAADSLGAAKIGAIGFTQAVAHGVESPLVTDESISEGRAWMWENQRMALEHGAAAVIAAIRSGAYLAAPGERVGLLLCGANTDPASLVARA from the coding sequence ATGCTAGTCCCCGACGATATCCAAGTGGCCTGCGACCGCATCGCCGGGCACCTGCGCACCACCCCGACGATGAAACTCGACGAACCGGAGCTTCCCGGCGTTGCCTTCCTGATACTCGAGCAGACCCAGCACACCGGCACGTTCAAGGCTCCCGGAGCCTTCAACCGGCAGCTGGCCGCAGACGAGGCCGAAATGTTGGATCCGGCCGTCGGAATCGTCGCCGCCTCCGGCGGCAACTCCGGCATGGCCCACGCCTACGCGGCGCGCGAGCTCGGCGTCCCGGCCCACGTGTTCGTTCCCGCGACCGCACCGGAGGTCAAAGTCGCCCGGTTGCGCTCCTACGGGGCCATCGTGCACCTGTCCGGAACCGAATACCTCCACCCCTACGACGCGGCAATGGACCACGCCCGGGCCTCCGGCGCCCTGGTCTGCCACGCCTACGACCAAGACGAGATCGTTGCCGGGGCTGGCACCATTGGGCTCGAAATACTCGAACAATCCACCGGGTTGGATACCATCCTGGTCGCCGTGGGTGGCGGTGGGCTAATGGGCGGCATCGCGGCCGCGGTGGGCCACCGGATCCGGGTGATCGGCGTCGAGCCCGGAATCTGCCCGACGCTGCGCCAGGCTCTCGAGGCCGGAGCGCCGGTGGACATCAGCGTCTCGGGCGTTGCTGCCGATTCACTCGGAGCCGCCAAGATTGGCGCGATCGGCTTCACCCAAGCGGTTGCCCATGGCGTTGAATCGCCTCTGGTAACGGATGAGTCAATCTCCGAGGGGCGTGCATGGATGTGGGAAAACCAGCGGATGGCGCTCGAACACGGAGCTGCTGCGGTGATCGCCGCCATTCGCTCGGGGGCCTACCTCGCAGCACCCGGGGAACGGGTAGGGCTGCTGCTCTGCGGAGCGAACACGGACCCGGCGAGCCTGGTCGCCAGGGCCTAG